The Malus domestica chromosome 08, GDT2T_hap1 genomic interval AGGGGTAGTTGACAATATTCTGAAAAAATCCAAAGCCATGATGAATAAAACATAACAAGTTTCAACATGAACTCACTCCTGTAAAGTCACTCCATGGAGGTTTTCCATTGAACATCTCAATGACGGTACAACCCAAGCTCCATATATCAACAGCCAAAGCAAGATCAGGATCAGCATTGTTGTGCATTGCAGCCCTTATGACCTGCATGAAACAAACCAAGCGAATATAATCGATATACAGTGTTTACAGGCCATCTACGATTTTGTATATAATGATGATGTGCTTACCTCAGGAGCCATCCAGTATGGACTGCCCTTCAAAGAAAGATTGTACGATTGCCCATTGAGCTGAATACAAAAAGTAAGTTAAATATGAAACCCCGAAAGTACTGCAGGGAGTGCTCAGAGTCATATGAATTGGATTGTTCAAAAATTGATTTGTCAAGTTTATGTCAGGAGCCAAAGCAAACTGAAGGTGTTTACAATTTATTACTCACAAGTTTTGCCATCCCAAAATCGGCAAGTTTAACAACGCCTGACGCATCAACAAGCAAATTTGCACCCTTTATATCCCTAGAACAAACATCGAAACATCGTCAATAAAGCAAAGTAAGCTCCGAAGGAATACAACATGATCAGCTAATAACCTTTCTTTAGATTAATAATTGGAACATCATTAATAAGGCAAAgaaagcttggaaggaatgcaaCAGTGATTCTCCAAATGTTTTGCCCATTTTAACCAGCTGGAAAGGTATTAAGAATCTCTGCAGCATATCCAAATATTCTCTTTGAAGAAAAACATTTTGCCTAAGGTTCTTGTCTCATCATTTGTTGAGCCGTGGCAATTTGTGAAGTAACAAGCTCTTTTTAACAGATAAGTGATGTCACAATATGTTATATAAATCTGCTACCAAGCATTATTATCACCTGTGAACTGTCTTCGTGTTGTGCAAAAAAGCCAACCCAGAGAGGATATGGCGAGTAAAATTGCGAACTACAGATTCTGTCATAACTCCAATATGGTCTTGGACATATTTATTAATCGATCCAGGATGAACATATTCCAAATATATGTAGAAGTGATCATCGGTCTGCATATGCATAAACAATACTCCCCAATTTAGCAAAACTTGCAAAGAttagattttaataaacttTCACATGTAAGAAAGATACTCACCATCTCACTACCATAATACTGCACAATATTTGGATGCTTTAGGGTGCGGAGGACTTTGATTTCCTGCAACAGGTAGCTAGTAAGAACGGTTCTAGAACATACTAAAGATAAATGGGAAACATAAAAAGCTACCCCAGAATGTACAGTAGCATAGTTGAGCACATCTGATATGTAACTTGATCATAGGCGAAGAGATGTACTATGAAGGGTTTTGACCTTCTATCCTACAGAAAATATTGACCGACTCACTCCTTCCTATGATCAATACAAGCAGACACAGTGCAAGTACATGCAAAACTTTCCCTAAATCTGCAGATTTGGTTGGTCCAGAGAAATCTAAAGGTAGACAACAATAAGCTACAACTGCTCTATGAATTGAAACTAGTAAAGGACTCCAGAAAAGGACCTGCTCCAATTGCCTTATACATTCAGCAGCTTTAGGATCATCAGGGATGAGATCAACTTCCTTCATTGCACATAAGGCCCCGGTTTCACTGTCATATAAtcagaaaattttaaaagagctaaattcaaaagaacaaaacaaaataatgatCATTGCAAAATAAAGTCAAGAGAAAGTAGCACAAAGCTTCCGGGGACTAGCATACCGGTTGGTTGCGAGATAAACACTACCAAAGGTGCCGCGCCCAATAAGTTTTCCCTTCTGCCATTGACCTTTCATTGATGATGTGGATAGAGCTTCTGCATTGTACTGCATGACAGATTGCTGTGGTGGCAGAGGCAAGGGGTGTGCACTGACTTGGCTAATACTTTCAGCCCTCTCTAAAGAATGCAAAGGAAATGCATTTCCATTTGAAATTTTCTGGTTGAAGCGTGGACTTCGAGATGTAGGAGAATGGCTGGGGCTATGAGCAGGTCTATTTGGGGATAATTTTGGAGGAAAGGCGTCCTGATTTTGTTCGTGGGGAGCCCCAAAAGAAGTAAAAAAGTCCCCCGTGGGAGTTGATCTCCTGGGACTAACTGCAGGACTTGTTGGAGCACTCCTGCTGGTGTTGCAAGTTTCATATTCGTGCGGCGTTCCCCTATGGCAGTTGCTTGAACAATTAACGGGTGAAGTGGGGGCAACAAGTATCGGATAACTATCGACCGTTTTCGATCTTTGGGGGCTAAACGGATGGCTTGATACACCATTCGCCAGAGCTTTCCTAGAAAGAATATTCAGACCAAAGTTATTAAAGAAACCACCACTGTTAGCATCTTGGGAGAGTGCCCCTCGACGATTGTTCGAATAGGCACTAGCTGGTGCTGCTGATCCTCCTGAGGTTGTGGCAACTTGACTCGAATAAGAACTCGGCGCTGcagatcctgaggttgtgtgaCCTTTGACCTTCCTGATAGTTCAAACAGTAAAAAACCACCCCAGTGCGGCATTTTAACAAACACATAGTAAGCACTTATCAAATACCCACAAACAAAAAACTGATGAATTCTAAAGGCTTCTCTTTTACCTGCAGCCAAAGTACCCATCTTTAGCAAATTCGGGTTTCCGGGTCACGTGCGATTCAGGGAGGGGCAAGGGCTGCGGAGCAGCAGGCGCAGAAGACCAGTGGATTGACTTGGACCCGCGACCCGGCGATCTTGACTTCTGGGTCGAATATTCCGGAGAAGTAGGCGAGGAGTAAGATTTTTCAGGGACGGTAGAACCCAGGTCCTGGCTGTTGAGGTGGCGGAGCTTCCTCTGCCGGGTGAGCCGCCGCGGGCTCTGGTCGGAGCTGCCCCCACCACTGTCCTGTTTCAGAGCAGGAACGGAGGAAGTAGCAGAAGAAGAACAACCAGGGGAGGAGGAGGTTGTAGTTTTGCAGGGTTTGTGAAGAGGAAACGAAGAAGAAGGCATTTGGGCTTTCGAGAAAAGCACTTGCAGAAGAAGCTTAAGCTAAAAGCCGTCGTCTTGAAGTATCAGAATCtcaggtattttctttttttttacatatgtgGAAGAGGAAGCAGCTGCGTCGTTTCTCGCTCGCTTTGATCTGAATTTCCTTGAGAATTAAAATTCAAAcatgttgaattttttgaaaaaaaaaacaaaaaaaagtagtTGGAAAAAACAATAATCCTTCGAGTTTAAGACACAATCATGTTATAAGAAGATGACTAAACGGGAGACTTTTGAGATTCGAGAGGTTGTCGTCGGTGGTGTTGGAGGGTTTGGGGAGTACGataagaataagaagaagacgACGACGACCCAATGAATGATGTGAGTGTGTTCACAACGTCAAGGCATGCGACGACCTTCTGGTTCTTCCATTTTTATTcactttaatttaatttaacttggattaattaatatttgaaAGTACTGACGGTGTTGCTGCTTTAAGAGATATTTCTTCTCGATCATCTTTTGTacgtgtggtcacggttaagtcacgtcaatattttatattgattttttaataaaaataataaaacaaaaagtaataggaatataaaatgttgacgtggcttaaccgtgaccacacaaaacagaagatgatggaaatgggagggcaaacaatccatCTCCTTTTTTTAGTGTGATCGACACACGAGGTGGTTCTCATTATATAAATAGtggaatatgtgtgttaaaaaattaataacttaaaggaacttcaaatgagatgtcaaaataTAAATGTTAAATATTAATTTGATGGCTCACGTGGCAATGTcagattttctctttttctaaCCGATATGTTTATttgttataaatgatatttgtaggatctattttaaaaagaaatcaattaaaatacatTTTCAAAATCTATAATTTGTGCATTAATAGGACtcacacaataaaataattaaaaaaaattaacatcatTTTTTCTTATATATCAAATTTAACATATGAAAACTCATATGTCAATCCACATAGGATTGTCATATTAGTTGGAGTTCGCTCTTACCTTCAAATTTAATTATATGACATTTCATCTATGATTTGACATTCATTTAAAGAtaatcttaaaaaataaatttttttactatTTACATAAAAACGCGCTGTGTATttttacaattaaaaatttctcctgcATTTGAAGGttgatgttttttttataaagatggTGACGAAAGCTAAGATACGCCGTATGCGTACTGCAAGGACTAGTTGAGTTGAGTTCGAGGAGCTGAATCAGTCACTCAGCTgaggggaggaggaggaggactttGTCAATGGATATGTGAAAAACGACTTGGATTTGATCTTTTTGCAGCCCGGTTGACACCCTGTTACGCTGTTTTACTGTGTTCTTCTTCGACGTTTTAAATCATTTGTGGATAGAGGGAGACTTACATAGGAGAAATATTATGGTACATGTATGTCGTTACAGTGGTATTTTTTGATAACAAATATTCGGAAGTTTTTGTCCACGTGTTCTTATTTTATTGATACAGAACGTCATGTGACGGTTTATTCGTATAATGTACGTTGTTCTTCGCATAAAGAGATTTGATCGGTAGTTTATCGTCTTCTTATCCAGTGAAGGAGTTTAAGTCTCGTTGTAATATAATAGAGTAACTTAAAATGTTGTTTGGTCAAAAGAAAAGTCTTAAGCATTTTGGACCATATAAACCATGTGTATTTACTCAAAATCAATACTAATCTCTCAATGTAAAGAAAGCGTATTAACGTGTCTCAAAACTATCTATTTGTCAAATTCTTAACATTTATTAATAATGTGTGTTTTTTGATAACCATATGCACGAAACGACTGGTCGAATCAACCGTTTTGTGAGTATGACATCACAATATGTAATTTCCATTATGTAAGTCTCACATCACAATATGGAATTTAATGCCTCCCAAACTAACAAATTTGATTGATTGTGTGGGTAGTTCATGCTTATTAATTTTctcatatctttttttttcccgaTAAGAAAATGAACAATCATAAAGAAAAGCCCTATAAAAcaagcagcaacaacaacaacaaagtatttttttaattcagtggagtcggctatatgaatcataTAACGTTATTACGCTCAGTTCTGTGTCACGTCTTTCGTTAAATCCAAGTACTTTaaatcttttcttagagtctctttcaAAGTCTTCCTAAGTCCTCTATCCCTTCAGTCCTGAACCTCTGTTTCGTAATCACA includes:
- the LOC103440757 gene encoding mitogen-activated protein kinase kinase kinase 5-like, yielding MPSSSFPLHKPCKTTTSSSPGCSSSATSSVPALKQDSGGGSSDQSPRRLTRQRKLRHLNSQDLGSTVPEKSYSSPTSPEYSTQKSRSPGRGSKSIHWSSAPAAPQPLPLPESHVTRKPEFAKDGYFGCRKVKGHTTSGSAAPSSYSSQVATTSGGSAAPASAYSNNRRGALSQDANSGGFFNNFGLNILSRKALANGVSSHPFSPQRSKTVDSYPILVAPTSPVNCSSNCHRGTPHEYETCNTSRSAPTSPAVSPRRSTPTGDFFTSFGAPHEQNQDAFPPKLSPNRPAHSPSHSPTSRSPRFNQKISNGNAFPLHSLERAESISQVSAHPLPLPPQQSVMQYNAEALSTSSMKGQWQKGKLIGRGTFGSVYLATNRETGALCAMKEVDLIPDDPKAAECIRQLEQEIKVLRTLKHPNIVQYYGSEMTDDHFYIYLEYVHPGSINKYVQDHIGVMTESVVRNFTRHILSGLAFLHNTKTVHRDIKGANLLVDASGVVKLADFGMAKLLNGQSYNLSLKGSPYWMAPEVIRAAMHNNADPDLALAVDIWSLGCTVIEMFNGKPPWSDFTGPQAMFKVLNTIPDIPETLSAEGKDFLQWCFRRNPMERLSASDLLEHPFVRYSPVRPFQS